The following proteins are encoded in a genomic region of Bacteroidetes bacterium SB0662_bin_6:
- the secD gene encoding protein translocase subunit SecD, with translation MQGNGFKIGLLAFFFALSAWYLYPTVRNYFIQQRISGLEEQERVEYERENLQTIRTVKEDALKLGLDLQGGMHVTMEVRTDALIRELATDVDQTFEEVLAAARVSSDETGNSIIDAFVMEFERRDPDARLSRYFRDADAGITRRSTNAEVSQYLLDQADNAINRAISIIRDRVDRYGVTEPSIQKQGTRRVVVELPGIDDPERVRNLLKGTARLEFHLMAEPEELLRSLERAIEHYNVVVEVTRVEDEEEDGAEADSILAAEDLFAEPEEDEPTNALLEVMQPVGQGVVFGLVSEQDTARVSELLSVPAVQEALPIGVDLLYEANPVGLTEDGLEMYYLLGVRDQIELSGEVITSARVDFDELNLPEVTMVMNSEGSRTWARLTGANVDKNIAIVLDGVVYSYPTVINRIVGGRSSITGLDSREEAQDIVTVLMSGALPAPVDIVEERTVGPSLGRASIRAGFISIMVGLGLVAIFMIFYYRTAGLVADLALLFNIIFIFGILAAFNATLTLPGIAGIVLTIGMAVDANVLIFERIREERATGKTLKAAIDAGYSKAFSAIFDANVTTFFVGAILYSFGVGPIQGFAVTLMAGILSSLFTAIIVSRIVFDYMVVKRRMSVSYG, from the coding sequence ATGCAAGGAAACGGGTTCAAAATCGGCCTGCTCGCATTTTTCTTTGCCCTGTCGGCCTGGTATCTCTACCCGACCGTACGGAATTATTTTATCCAGCAGCGGATAAGCGGGCTGGAGGAGCAGGAACGAGTCGAGTATGAACGGGAAAATCTTCAGACTATCAGAACCGTCAAGGAGGATGCGCTGAAGCTCGGCCTTGATCTTCAGGGGGGCATGCATGTCACCATGGAGGTCCGGACCGATGCGCTGATCCGGGAGTTGGCCACGGATGTGGATCAGACGTTCGAGGAGGTGCTGGCCGCTGCCCGCGTGTCGTCCGATGAGACGGGTAATTCCATTATAGACGCGTTTGTGATGGAATTCGAACGGCGCGACCCCGATGCGCGTCTGTCCCGCTATTTTCGGGATGCTGACGCCGGCATTACGCGCCGGTCGACCAACGCTGAGGTATCACAGTACCTTCTTGACCAGGCCGACAACGCGATTAATCGGGCCATTTCCATTATCAGGGACCGGGTGGACCGTTACGGGGTGACCGAACCGTCCATCCAGAAACAGGGCACGCGGCGCGTGGTGGTCGAATTGCCCGGGATCGATGATCCCGAGCGTGTGCGGAATCTGCTGAAGGGCACGGCCCGCCTCGAGTTTCATCTCATGGCCGAACCGGAGGAATTGCTGCGTTCCCTGGAGCGGGCGATCGAGCATTACAATGTGGTTGTGGAAGTCACCCGTGTGGAGGACGAAGAGGAAGATGGTGCGGAAGCCGATTCGATATTAGCCGCCGAGGATCTGTTCGCTGAACCCGAAGAAGACGAGCCGACCAATGCGTTGCTGGAAGTGATGCAGCCTGTCGGGCAGGGGGTTGTCTTTGGGCTGGTTTCCGAGCAGGACACGGCGCGCGTTAGCGAGTTGCTCTCGGTTCCCGCCGTTCAGGAGGCGCTTCCCATCGGCGTGGATCTGCTTTACGAAGCGAATCCCGTCGGGCTGACAGAGGATGGCCTGGAAATGTATTACCTGCTTGGCGTGCGGGATCAGATCGAATTGTCGGGCGAGGTGATTACGTCGGCCCGCGTCGATTTCGACGAATTGAATCTTCCGGAAGTCACGATGGTGATGAACTCGGAAGGATCGCGCACCTGGGCCCGGTTGACCGGGGCGAATGTGGACAAAAACATCGCTATCGTACTGGACGGGGTGGTTTATTCGTATCCGACCGTCATCAATCGCATCGTAGGCGGTCGCTCGTCCATCACCGGGCTGGACAGCCGCGAGGAGGCCCAGGACATCGTGACAGTGCTCATGTCCGGTGCGCTGCCCGCGCCGGTCGATATCGTCGAGGAGCGCACGGTGGGGCCAAGTCTCGGCAGGGCTTCCATCCGTGCCGGTTTTATTTCGATTATGGTGGGGCTTGGCCTGGTAGCGATCTTCATGATCTTCTATTACCGCACGGCCGGGCTGGTCGCGGATCTGGCCCTGTTGTTCAATATCATTTTCATATTCGGAATACTGGCCGCCTTCAACGCTACGCTTACCCTGCCCGGTATCGCCGGTATCGTGTTGACGATCGGTATGGCGGTAGACGCCAACGTACTGATCTTCGAGCGAATACGTGAGGAGCGCGCCACCGGAAAGACCCTGAAGGCGGCTATCGATGCCGGTTACTCGAAGGCGTTCAGCGCCATTTTCGATGCAAACGTGACCACGTTCTTCGTCGGCGCCATCCTGTATTCGTTTGGCGTCGGTCCCATTCAGGGATTTGCGGTAACCCTGATGGCCGGTATTCTTTCGTCGCTGTTTACAGCCATTATCGTTTCCCGGATCGTCTTCGACTATATGGTGGTCAAGCGGCGAATGAGCGTCAGTTACGGATGA
- a CDS encoding SAM-dependent chlorinase/fluorinase has protein sequence MVKTFFLRTLKHAIVQIAAVSAIITLTTDFGTRDAYVGAMKGVILSLCPDARIVDISHAIAPQDIMECAFVLRDAAWYFPAGAIHMAVVDPGVGTGRRPVALRCGEHFFTGPDNGIFPLILDGTTPEICVCLDRPEYWRDAIPSQTFHGRDIFAAVAAHLANGIPIERLGSVIEELAPMKWALPIMDDQGVQGWVVHIDRFGNCITNISREMVEERQANRPIKCFVGNSILEGIQDTYASVETGEPLLQYNSSNLLEVAVNSGNAAELLGIRKGNPVNILFS, from the coding sequence ATGGTGAAAACCTTCTTTCTTCGTACTTTGAAGCATGCCATTGTACAGATCGCCGCCGTGTCCGCAATCATAACACTTACCACAGACTTCGGAACGCGGGATGCGTATGTCGGGGCTATGAAAGGCGTCATTCTCAGCCTGTGCCCTGATGCGCGTATCGTGGACATCTCCCATGCGATCGCGCCACAGGATATCATGGAATGCGCTTTCGTGTTGCGCGACGCGGCATGGTATTTTCCCGCCGGCGCCATCCATATGGCCGTGGTGGATCCGGGGGTCGGGACAGGCCGGCGTCCCGTAGCGCTTCGTTGCGGCGAACACTTCTTCACGGGACCGGACAACGGCATTTTTCCGCTGATTCTCGACGGAACGACCCCCGAAATCTGCGTGTGCCTCGACCGGCCCGAGTACTGGCGAGACGCCATCCCTTCCCAAACTTTCCACGGACGCGACATCTTTGCGGCGGTGGCGGCGCATCTTGCGAACGGCATACCCATAGAGCGCCTCGGCAGCGTCATAGAAGAACTCGCACCCATGAAATGGGCCCTCCCGATTATGGACGATCAGGGCGTACAGGGATGGGTGGTGCATATCGACCGGTTCGGCAACTGCATCACCAACATTTCCCGGGAAATGGTCGAGGAACGCCAAGCGAACAGGCCTATCAAATGTTTTGTGGGAAACAGTATTCTTGAAGGTATCCAGGATACGTACGCCTCCGTGGAGACCGGTGAACCTCTTTTGCAGTATAACAGCAGCAATTTGCTGGAAGTGGCGGTCAATTCAGGGAACGCCGCAGAGCTCCTTGGCATCCGCAAGGGCAATCCGGTAAACATCCTCTTTTCATAA
- a CDS encoding polyketide cyclase, with amino-acid sequence MQFNVEFHLSATERSVSSLERDGQPARAVTLARSYPTTVDDLWDAVTNSQRIPRWFLPISGALKPGGRYQLEGNAGGLIMDCKPPSRFAITWEFGNDVSWVEVHCSDDEAEGVRLALTHIARLSEHWEMYGPGATGVGWEMGLWGLAIHLAQPARPKPDEIAFATSRDGKAFITGSSERWEKAAVAAGTNPDAARAAARRTTAFYTGESAEPA; translated from the coding sequence ATGCAGTTCAATGTCGAATTTCACCTCAGCGCCACAGAGCGCTCCGTGTCGTCACTGGAGCGCGACGGACAACCTGCCCGCGCCGTCACCCTTGCTCGCAGCTACCCGACGACGGTCGACGATTTGTGGGACGCCGTGACGAACAGCCAGCGTATCCCGCGCTGGTTTCTGCCGATCAGCGGGGCGCTCAAACCTGGCGGCCGCTATCAGTTGGAAGGCAATGCGGGCGGCTTGATCATGGATTGCAAACCGCCATCCCGTTTCGCAATCACATGGGAATTCGGTAACGATGTCAGTTGGGTGGAAGTGCACTGCTCGGACGATGAGGCCGAAGGCGTACGGCTTGCACTCACGCATATTGCGCGCCTGTCGGAGCATTGGGAGATGTACGGTCCAGGCGCTACCGGTGTCGGCTGGGAGATGGGCCTTTGGGGACTCGCGATCCATCTTGCGCAACCGGCCCGGCCAAAACCGGACGAAATCGCCTTTGCCACTTCACGGGACGGTAAGGCATTCATCACCGGCAGCAGCGAGAGATGGGAAAAAGCGGCGGTTGCAGCCGGAACAAACCCTGATGCTGCACGCGCCGCGGCAAGGCGCACAACCGCGTTCTACACCGGGGAATCGGCCGAACCTGCCTGA
- a CDS encoding asparagine--tRNA ligase — MTHADAGFRHVSVQELASYEGQEVLLKGWLYNKRGSKHLLFLMLRDGTGLVQCVVAADSVDADTWRIAEEATQESALIVTGKVIADERQTGGVELVVSSLKLVGESVEYPITPKEHGIDFLMSHRHLWLRSRLPWAILRIRNRLIVAIHTFFQERGFLQMDAPILTGNAVEGTSSLFELDYFDEKAYLTQSGQLYGEAMAMAFGRIYTFGPTFRAEKSKTRRHLTEFWMIEPEMAFFDLDMTLDLAEDMLVHIIGDVLAHCREELAMLERDPAPLERVCKPFPRISYTQAVELLRSDETADMLTARIRALEEENAAVAEELAANRKRYGQAKKSERRRLDAREIAIHQRTGEIAEALQNLPDWKESARSFEWGSDFGGSDETVLTWHFDRPVMVHRYPAAVKAFYMKRDPDDARLAMALDVLAPEGYGEIIGGGERATDLAFLEEQIAAHELPKEAFEWYLDLRRFGSVPHAGFGLGLERMLTWIAGIDHVRETIPFPRLMGRITP, encoded by the coding sequence ATGACCCACGCCGACGCCGGGTTCCGGCATGTATCCGTTCAGGAGCTGGCTTCGTATGAGGGACAGGAGGTGCTGCTCAAGGGCTGGCTGTACAACAAGCGCGGTTCGAAGCACTTGCTGTTTCTCATGTTGCGGGACGGTACGGGGCTGGTGCAGTGTGTCGTAGCCGCGGACAGTGTGGATGCCGATACCTGGCGGATCGCGGAGGAAGCCACCCAGGAGAGTGCCCTGATTGTGACCGGCAAGGTCATCGCCGACGAGCGGCAGACGGGCGGCGTCGAACTGGTTGTTTCCTCGTTGAAACTTGTGGGCGAATCCGTGGAGTATCCCATTACGCCCAAGGAGCACGGCATCGACTTCCTGATGTCGCATCGTCACTTGTGGTTGCGCAGCCGTCTTCCCTGGGCCATTTTGCGGATCCGCAACCGGTTGATCGTGGCCATCCACACGTTCTTTCAGGAGCGCGGATTTTTGCAGATGGATGCGCCGATCCTGACGGGAAACGCTGTCGAAGGTACGTCGAGCCTGTTCGAACTGGATTATTTCGATGAGAAGGCGTACCTGACCCAGAGCGGTCAGCTCTATGGAGAGGCGATGGCCATGGCTTTCGGGCGCATTTACACGTTCGGCCCGACGTTTCGCGCCGAGAAGTCCAAGACGCGTCGTCATCTTACGGAGTTCTGGATGATCGAGCCCGAGATGGCGTTCTTCGACCTGGATATGACCCTGGACCTGGCCGAAGATATGCTGGTGCATATAATCGGGGACGTGTTGGCGCATTGCCGGGAGGAACTGGCGATGCTCGAACGCGATCCGGCGCCGCTTGAGCGTGTGTGCAAACCGTTCCCCCGTATTTCGTACACGCAGGCTGTCGAGTTGCTTCGCAGCGACGAAACCGCCGACATGTTGACCGCCAGGATCCGGGCGCTGGAGGAAGAAAACGCGGCGGTTGCCGAAGAACTTGCCGCAAACCGGAAGCGATACGGGCAAGCGAAAAAGTCCGAACGCCGCCGCCTGGACGCTCGCGAGATTGCTATTCATCAGCGTACCGGGGAGATCGCCGAAGCCCTGCAAAATCTGCCGGACTGGAAAGAATCCGCACGGTCCTTCGAGTGGGGATCCGACTTCGGAGGCAGCGACGAAACGGTATTGACCTGGCATTTCGACCGCCCCGTCATGGTGCACCGGTATCCTGCCGCCGTGAAGGCATTCTACATGAAACGGGATCCCGACGATGCACGACTTGCCATGGCGCTGGATGTGTTGGCGCCGGAGGGGTATGGGGAAATTATAGGCGGCGGCGAACGAGCGACGGACCTTGCTTTTCTCGAAGAGCAGATCGCTGCACACGAACTGCCGAAAGAGGCGTTCGAATGGTATCTGGACCTGCGCCGGTTCGGTTCCGTACCGCACGCCGGATTCGGTTTGGGGCTCGAACGTATGCTTACCTGGATCGCGGGGATCGATCATGTACGGGAGACGATCCCGTTTCCGCGGCTCATGGGGCGCATTACGCCGTGA
- a CDS encoding YraN family protein, which produces MSERGKDVGKRGEDIAAAYLESIGYHILHRNYRFGRLEIDLVCCEPSGDDPDAVSGQGEIVFAEVKTRSGLRFGRPEEAISETKQRRIAQAAQAWLRERSMGQAPCRFDVIAVVLHKNADPIVTHFKQAFWTS; this is translated from the coding sequence ATGTCCGAACGAGGAAAAGATGTAGGGAAGAGGGGAGAAGATATTGCTGCCGCATATCTGGAATCCATCGGGTACCACATTCTCCATCGCAATTACCGGTTCGGTCGCTTGGAGATCGATCTGGTATGCTGCGAACCATCCGGTGATGATCCCGACGCTGTTTCCGGACAAGGCGAGATCGTGTTCGCCGAAGTAAAGACCCGTTCCGGTCTCAGGTTCGGCCGCCCTGAGGAAGCTATATCGGAGACGAAGCAACGTCGTATTGCGCAAGCGGCGCAGGCCTGGCTTCGGGAACGCAGCATGGGGCAGGCGCCTTGCCGGTTCGATGTAATTGCGGTCGTGCTGCATAAAAACGCCGATCCAATCGTTACACATTTCAAGCAGGCATTCTGGACTTCATAA
- a CDS encoding two-component sensor histidine kinase has translation MKAYRHSVRLKLGLVVLAVLISVVSLAYTSRTVDRLREREQFVIHLWAAAQERLSATRENPYLPVFTEIEHQLVDAAVPDGPISPEALARYRSALAWSRTMPPAEDVTLAGEIILQGGFGIPAIVMDSTQSMPVIWQHVPVPDSLQLQELSPEERSEVLRRLNERARAMAQDYEPIAIEFGTPPEAVRQYLFYDDSRLIRELTIFPFLQLLFVAFFILIGYLGFSYVRRSEQSSLWVGMAREAAHQLGTPISSLMGWVELLRGNALSGEQKQGALREMERDVARLERVTARFSDIGSMPRLEVDAVAPVIEAAADYVRKRIPQGDGFVELNVQISGALYAPLNAELFEWVIENLLKNALDAMEMTGGVIDVQVSGVQESIRIDIRDTGKGIDRKNWKNIFRPGYSTKKRGWGLGLNLAKRIVEEHHGGSLVLLQSRPDQGSTFRITVPAAKKP, from the coding sequence ATGAAGGCGTATCGTCATTCCGTACGACTCAAACTCGGCCTGGTTGTACTGGCCGTGCTGATCTCGGTGGTTTCGCTTGCGTACACCAGCCGGACCGTAGACCGGCTGCGCGAACGCGAGCAGTTTGTCATTCACTTATGGGCGGCAGCACAGGAACGGCTATCCGCCACTCGGGAAAATCCGTATTTGCCGGTATTTACCGAGATAGAACATCAACTGGTCGACGCGGCTGTACCCGACGGTCCCATTTCTCCCGAGGCGCTCGCGAGGTACCGCAGCGCACTCGCATGGTCCCGGACCATGCCTCCCGCGGAGGATGTAACGCTTGCCGGTGAGATCATATTGCAGGGAGGATTCGGCATCCCGGCGATCGTCATGGATTCGACGCAATCGATGCCGGTGATCTGGCAGCATGTACCCGTTCCGGATTCGCTTCAACTTCAGGAGTTGTCGCCGGAGGAGCGGTCCGAGGTCCTGCGCAGGCTGAACGAACGCGCTCGCGCCATGGCGCAGGATTACGAACCGATCGCCATAGAATTCGGCACCCCTCCCGAGGCGGTCAGACAATACCTGTTCTACGACGATTCGAGGCTGATTCGCGAACTCACGATTTTTCCGTTTCTGCAACTGTTGTTTGTGGCTTTCTTCATCCTGATCGGATATCTCGGATTCTCGTATGTGCGAAGGAGCGAACAAAGCAGTCTCTGGGTTGGCATGGCAAGAGAAGCTGCACACCAGTTGGGTACGCCAATTTCCAGTTTGATGGGGTGGGTGGAGTTACTCAGAGGGAACGCGCTGTCCGGCGAGCAGAAGCAAGGTGCGTTGCGGGAAATGGAGCGCGATGTGGCGCGGCTCGAGCGGGTGACTGCCCGTTTTTCGGATATAGGTTCGATGCCGAGGCTCGAAGTGGATGCGGTGGCGCCGGTTATTGAGGCGGCAGCGGATTATGTGCGCAAGCGTATCCCTCAGGGGGATGGGTTCGTCGAGTTGAACGTGCAAATCTCCGGAGCATTGTATGCGCCGCTGAATGCGGAACTGTTCGAGTGGGTGATAGAAAATCTTCTCAAGAATGCGCTTGACGCCATGGAAATGACTGGTGGCGTCATCGATGTGCAAGTCTCCGGGGTGCAGGAAAGCATCCGGATAGATATACGCGATACCGGGAAGGGCATTGACCGGAAGAATTGGAAAAATATATTCCGCCCCGGCTATAGCACCAAGAAACGGGGCTGGGGGCTGGGATTGAATCTGGCCAAGCGCATTGTTGAGGAACACCATGGCGGGAGCCTTGTGCTCCTGCAGTCGCGGCCTGATCAGGGAAGCACCTTTCGGATTACGGTGCCGGCTGCGAAGAAGCCCTGA
- a CDS encoding adenylosuccinate synthase, translating to MGVTVVIGTQWGDEGKGKIVDLLSPNVDIVARYQGGANAGHTICWGDETFVLHLVPSGIFHEHVTCVIGNGVVLDPVAIMEEIRMIRDLGYDVDGRLLISHDAHLIMPYHKRIEEARERMRDAGAIGTTGRGIGPAYVDKFARTGIRVVDLLDRDTLRRKLKRAIEEKNALLRGVYDADGLDVEQIIEEYVEFDCLIDPFVTDTSQYLGQALRAGKRILAEGAQGSLLDVDFGTYPFVTSSHPTVGGCCTGLGVPPTAVDTVIGIVKAYSTRVGNGPFPTELDDPAGERLRQVGDEFGATTGRPRRCGWLDLVALRYTSMINGLTELAITKLDVLTGLDTLKVCTAYRYDGKETTRFPSEVQTLEKVQPVYTSFEGWSEDITGVKYMADLPAAAQRYLRFLRDSLGVRISMISTGPKRDQVISEDVVLDTVDIRPAGTGG from the coding sequence ATGGGCGTCACAGTCGTCATAGGAACGCAATGGGGAGACGAGGGCAAGGGCAAGATTGTTGATCTCCTGAGTCCGAATGTGGACATCGTGGCGCGTTACCAGGGAGGCGCGAATGCAGGGCACACGATCTGTTGGGGAGACGAAACATTTGTGCTTCACCTCGTTCCAAGCGGCATTTTTCACGAACATGTGACCTGTGTGATCGGGAACGGCGTGGTGCTGGATCCCGTGGCGATCATGGAAGAAATCCGCATGATCCGCGACCTCGGGTACGATGTGGACGGGCGGCTTCTTATTTCGCACGATGCGCATCTGATCATGCCGTATCACAAGCGCATCGAGGAAGCGCGCGAACGGATGCGCGACGCGGGCGCCATTGGCACGACGGGTCGCGGTATCGGTCCTGCGTATGTCGACAAGTTTGCCCGTACAGGTATCCGCGTGGTGGATTTACTGGATCGGGATACGCTGCGCCGCAAACTCAAACGTGCGATCGAGGAAAAGAATGCGCTGCTTCGCGGCGTGTACGATGCCGATGGCCTCGACGTGGAACAGATCATCGAAGAATATGTGGAGTTCGACTGCCTGATTGACCCGTTCGTTACGGATACGTCGCAATATCTCGGGCAGGCCCTGCGGGCGGGCAAACGTATTCTCGCCGAGGGCGCTCAGGGTTCTTTGCTCGATGTGGATTTCGGGACCTATCCGTTTGTGACCTCGAGTCACCCTACCGTTGGGGGATGTTGTACAGGACTGGGGGTGCCCCCCACGGCCGTGGACACGGTCATTGGCATTGTGAAGGCGTACAGCACGCGCGTGGGTAACGGGCCGTTTCCCACGGAGTTGGATGATCCGGCCGGCGAGCGCTTGCGTCAGGTGGGGGACGAGTTCGGCGCAACGACCGGCAGGCCCCGGCGGTGCGGGTGGCTGGACCTGGTGGCTCTTCGGTATACGTCCATGATCAACGGGCTGACGGAACTCGCTATCACCAAACTCGATGTACTGACGGGGTTGGATACGCTCAAGGTGTGTACGGCCTATCGGTACGACGGCAAGGAAACGACGCGTTTTCCAAGCGAAGTGCAAACGCTCGAGAAGGTTCAACCCGTCTATACCTCGTTCGAAGGCTGGTCGGAAGATATTACCGGCGTGAAATACATGGCCGATTTGCCGGCGGCCGCCCAGCGCTATCTGCGCTTTCTGAGAGATTCGCTCGGCGTCCGCATTTCCATGATTTCGACAGGCCCCAAACGGGATCAGGTCATTTCGGAAGATGTCGTTTTGGACACAGTAGATATCCGCCCTGCCGGTACAGGAGGGTAA
- a CDS encoding GWxTD domain-containing protein, translating into MIGLPKAMFSAGAGIALLASFGFLSGGVHAQQAPVKVDVDYAAFAYDEATSLVEVYIGVEAPSLDFEAVETGGFVALMPLHLELAPGAAPGAGEADAVPVWADSTVLRFALPDTAGMHSGHYFTHQKRSAVPPGDYVLDLTVPDTPTRPSLRVRQTFPVDRFEPDGAPSLSDITLATGIAPDSRRENPFFKNGLLVHPSPNRLFGEGLHRMYYYAEAYGVEEINSGNATYVVYTYVAEADHSSPITGMENRTQRAIRSPDVLVGSFNTSELPTGSYALHMVLLNDQNEGMVERSRKFFVYNPGVSREDPAVLELDFETSSYAEMTEDEVEQGMAHARLIANDMERRRMRRLPELDDRRRFLMDFWQKRDDRPMTPVNEFKEAFYQRIQYANDRYTSNIEPGWESDRGRVVITYGLPNDIEPHLYDQATIPYEIWQYNNIPGHGQSIFVFADVTGFGSFELLHSSVPGERSLPNWQSELYRR; encoded by the coding sequence ATGATCGGTTTGCCAAAGGCAATGTTTTCCGCCGGAGCAGGCATAGCGCTGCTTGCTTCGTTCGGTTTTCTGTCCGGTGGCGTGCACGCACAACAGGCGCCCGTGAAGGTGGATGTCGATTATGCGGCCTTCGCGTACGATGAAGCGACGTCGCTCGTAGAAGTGTATATCGGTGTCGAGGCGCCTTCCCTGGATTTTGAGGCGGTCGAAACCGGTGGCTTCGTGGCGCTTATGCCCCTGCATCTTGAACTTGCTCCCGGTGCAGCGCCGGGGGCCGGTGAGGCCGATGCAGTGCCCGTGTGGGCCGATTCCACGGTGCTTCGCTTTGCGCTCCCCGATACCGCCGGGATGCATTCCGGGCATTATTTTACGCATCAGAAGCGCTCCGCGGTACCGCCGGGCGACTATGTGCTGGACCTGACTGTTCCGGATACGCCCACCAGGCCCAGTCTACGGGTACGGCAAACATTCCCGGTGGACCGCTTCGAACCGGACGGCGCCCCGTCGCTTTCGGACATTACGCTGGCTACCGGTATTGCGCCGGATAGTCGCCGGGAAAACCCTTTCTTCAAGAACGGTCTTCTTGTCCATCCCAGTCCCAATCGCCTGTTCGGCGAGGGTCTGCACCGCATGTACTACTATGCGGAAGCATACGGTGTAGAGGAAATAAACTCCGGGAACGCCACGTACGTCGTATACACGTATGTGGCGGAGGCCGATCATTCGAGCCCGATTACCGGCATGGAAAATCGCACCCAACGCGCGATCAGATCCCCCGATGTGCTTGTAGGAAGTTTCAATACCAGCGAACTGCCCACGGGATCGTATGCGCTCCACATGGTGCTGCTCAACGATCAGAACGAGGGGATGGTCGAACGGTCACGGAAGTTTTTTGTGTACAATCCGGGCGTATCCCGTGAGGATCCGGCCGTGCTCGAACTCGATTTCGAAACGAGTTCCTATGCGGAGATGACGGAAGATGAGGTCGAACAGGGGATGGCTCATGCCCGCCTCATTGCGAACGATATGGAGAGACGTCGGATGCGGAGGTTGCCCGAACTGGACGATCGGCGTCGTTTTCTGATGGATTTCTGGCAAAAGCGCGATGACCGGCCCATGACGCCCGTCAATGAATTCAAGGAGGCGTTTTATCAACGCATACAATATGCCAACGACCGGTACACATCGAACATCGAACCGGGCTGGGAAAGCGATCGGGGGCGGGTCGTCATCACATACGGGTTGCCTAACGACATCGAACCGCATCTCTATGATCAGGCAACGATTCCCTACGAAATATGGCAGTATAACAACATCCCGGGGCACGGCCAGTCTATTTTCGTGTTTGCGGACGTGACCGGATTCGGCAGTTTCGAATTGCTGCATTCCAGTGTACCGGGCGAACGATCACTCCCCAACTGGCAATCGGAGTTGTATCGTCGTTAA
- the secF gene encoding protein translocase subunit SecF, with protein MRIFENANFNFIGNRRKAYIVSGILLLLSVGSLIVRGLELGIDFQGGMEFVVESPVELEPVAVRGQLATALGSEPEVKTFGAGQVLIRTSAEGDISDIQNRIVEGITEGFAGSDPEVVKTDVVGPRFAEDLKQGAIWAVLGSLLVIFVYILLRFEWRFGVGAVAALFHDVTITLGIFSAAAGILPFSLQIDQAIIAAFLTIVGYSLNDTVVVFDRIREYSNLFKTETYDKLVNRSINNTLSRTIVTSGTTLLVVAVLFIFGGEVLRGFAFGLILGVTIGTYSSVFVASPVVVELRTRMKGGRR; from the coding sequence ATGAGAATTTTTGAAAACGCCAATTTCAACTTCATAGGCAACCGGAGAAAGGCGTACATCGTCTCCGGCATTCTGCTCTTGCTGAGCGTCGGCTCACTGATCGTGCGAGGCCTTGAACTGGGCATCGATTTTCAGGGGGGCATGGAGTTTGTTGTCGAAAGTCCGGTGGAACTGGAGCCGGTAGCGGTGCGCGGCCAGTTGGCCACGGCGCTGGGGTCCGAGCCGGAGGTGAAAACGTTCGGTGCGGGCCAGGTGCTTATTCGCACATCCGCGGAAGGAGACATTTCGGACATTCAGAACCGGATCGTAGAAGGGATCACCGAGGGCTTCGCAGGCTCCGATCCGGAGGTCGTCAAAACGGACGTGGTAGGCCCGCGTTTTGCGGAGGATCTGAAGCAAGGAGCCATTTGGGCTGTTCTCGGGAGTCTTCTTGTGATTTTCGTCTATATTCTGCTGAGGTTCGAATGGAGGTTCGGCGTCGGCGCGGTGGCGGCCTTGTTCCATGATGTCACGATCACGCTGGGCATCTTCTCCGCGGCGGCCGGCATCCTTCCGTTCTCGCTCCAGATCGACCAGGCCATTATTGCCGCCTTTTTGACGATTGTGGGCTATTCGCTCAACGATACGGTGGTCGTTTTCGACCGGATTCGGGAATATTCGAATCTTTTCAAGACGGAAACGTATGACAAGTTGGTGAATCGTTCCATCAACAATACGCTCAGTCGGACGATCGTCACCTCCGGCACGACCTTGCTCGTAGTGGCTGTCCTCTTTATTTTTGGCGGAGAGGTGCTGCGCGGCTTTGCATTCGGGCTTATTCTGGGTGTGACGATCGGTACATACTCATCCGTTTTCGTGGCTTCGCCGGTCGTCGTGGAACTCAGGACGCGCATGAAAGGCGGCCGCAGATAA
- a CDS encoding STAS domain-containing protein, which produces MKYDVQEQGRVVVLALEGNILGGPDGTKLHDRLHELKDAGKRHVVVDLSGVRFMNSSGLGMLISAMTTMRNAGGDFRLAGMGAGIRSLLVITRLDTVFKHYESVDEAVRSYEEDPPSPA; this is translated from the coding sequence ATGAAATACGATGTGCAAGAACAGGGTCGCGTAGTAGTTCTCGCGCTGGAGGGGAATATCCTTGGTGGCCCCGACGGCACGAAATTGCATGATCGCCTGCACGAATTGAAAGACGCGGGCAAGCGTCATGTGGTGGTGGATCTGTCGGGGGTCCGGTTCATGAATTCAAGCGGACTCGGCATGCTGATCAGCGCCATGACGACGATGCGCAACGCCGGGGGAGATTTTCGCCTGGCGGGTATGGGCGCCGGTATTCGTTCATTGCTCGTGATTACCCGGCTCGATACGGTATTCAAACATTACGAATCCGTGGACGAAGCCGTGCGCAGTTACGAAGAGGATCCGCCGTCGCCGGCATAG